Proteins encoded by one window of Amaranthus tricolor cultivar Red isolate AtriRed21 chromosome 4, ASM2621246v1, whole genome shotgun sequence:
- the LOC130810032 gene encoding uncharacterized protein LOC130810032 isoform X2, which translates to MEKKTVLVTGASGYLGGRLCHSLLNHGYSVRALVRHSSDLSSLPTSQNSNLQLSFGDITDFSSLLSALSGCHFIFHSAALVEPWLPDPSRFFTVNVEGLKKVIQAYRETDSIQKIIYTSSFFALGPTDGGIVADENQVHHERFFCTEYERSKVAADKIALQAASEGVPIVPVYPGVIYGPGKLTAGNVFAKLLIERFNWRLPGYIGPGNDKFSFSYVDDVVDGHIAALEKGYPGERYLLTGENASFKHVFDAAAILTNTSKPHFTLPMWVIAAYGWISVLFSRVTGKLPLLSPPTVYCLQHQWAYSCEKAKKELNYNPRSLKEGLEEVLPWLKNSGYIKY; encoded by the exons ATGGAGAAGAAAACCGTTTTAGTGACTGGAGCATCTGGATACTTAGGTGGTAGGCTTTGTCATTCCTTACTCAACCATGGCTACTCTGTTCGTGCTCTCGTCCGCCATTCCAGTGACCTCTCTTCTTTACCTACTTCTCAAAACTCGAACCTCCAACTCTCTTTTGGCGATATTACTGActtttcttctcttctctctgCACTTTCTGGTTGTCATTTCATCTTCCACTCTGCTGCTCTTGTTGAGCCTTGGCTTCCCGATCCTTCTCGTTTCTTCACT GTTAATGTTGAAGGATTGAAAAAGGTAATTCAAGCTTATAGAGAAACCGATTCCATTCAAAAGATCATCTATACTTCCTCCTTTTTCGCTCTTGGTCCTACTGATGGTGGAATCGTTGCCGATGAAAATCAG GTACATCATGAGAGATTCTTTTGTACTGAATATGAGAGGTCAAAGGTTGCGGCTGATAAGATAGCTTTACAAGCGGCATCAGAAGGAGTTCCTATTGTGCCGGTTTATCCTGGAGTTATTTATGGTCCTGGCAAACTCACTGCTGGAAATGTTTTTGCTAAATTG CTAATTGAGCGCTTTAATTGGCGGCTACCTGGTTATATTGGACCTGGGAATGACAAATTTTCTTTTAGCTATGTTGATGATGTGGTGGATGGACACATAGCGGCTTTAGAAAAAGGTTATCCAGGTGAACGATATTTACTTACTGGAGAGAATGCATCATTCAAGCATGTATTTGATGCTGCAGCTATCCTTACGAACACAAGTAAGCCCCATTTTACTCTTCCCATGTGGGTGATAGCAGCTTATGGATGGATTTCAGTTCTTTTCTCGAGGGTTACAGGAAAGTTGCCATTGCTCAGTCCTCCG ACTGTATATTGCTTACAACATCAATGGGCTTATTCATGTGAGAAAGCAAAGAAAGAGCTAAATTACAACCCAAGAAGCTTAAAGGAAGGCTTAGAAGAAGTGCTTCCTTGGTTGAAGAATTCGggctatataaaatattaa
- the LOC130810032 gene encoding uncharacterized protein LOC130810032 isoform X1, with protein MEKKTVLVTGASGYLGGRLCHSLLNHGYSVRALVRHSSDLSSLPTSQNSNLQLSFGDITDFSSLLSALSGCHFIFHSAALVEPWLPDPSRFFTVNVEGLKKVIQAYRETDSIQKIIYTSSFFALGPTDGGIVADENQVHHERFFCTEYERSKVAADKIALQAASEGVPIVPVYPGVIYGPGKLTAGNVFAKLLIERFNWRLPGYIGPGNDKFSFSYVDDVVDGHIAALEKGYPGERYLLTGENASFKHVFDAAAILTNTSKPHFTLPMWVIAAYGWISVLFSRVTGKLPLLSPPMKKVGKPRVVEKQMVAVRRSPRVSNNPAPVYAEVTLPRFSSPRKSYGVSKARDFANRVIATDEVREYAIEKAEKLCAKLDEEGFPTLIRPMLPSHVTGGFWLGLPSDFCRRSLPKEDGMVTMVDEQGEEFPVVYLARKRGMSGGWKGFAEFHELVDGDCVIFQLLSRSVLKVYIIRGSDKEAELD; from the exons ATGGAGAAGAAAACCGTTTTAGTGACTGGAGCATCTGGATACTTAGGTGGTAGGCTTTGTCATTCCTTACTCAACCATGGCTACTCTGTTCGTGCTCTCGTCCGCCATTCCAGTGACCTCTCTTCTTTACCTACTTCTCAAAACTCGAACCTCCAACTCTCTTTTGGCGATATTACTGActtttcttctcttctctctgCACTTTCTGGTTGTCATTTCATCTTCCACTCTGCTGCTCTTGTTGAGCCTTGGCTTCCCGATCCTTCTCGTTTCTTCACT GTTAATGTTGAAGGATTGAAAAAGGTAATTCAAGCTTATAGAGAAACCGATTCCATTCAAAAGATCATCTATACTTCCTCCTTTTTCGCTCTTGGTCCTACTGATGGTGGAATCGTTGCCGATGAAAATCAG GTACATCATGAGAGATTCTTTTGTACTGAATATGAGAGGTCAAAGGTTGCGGCTGATAAGATAGCTTTACAAGCGGCATCAGAAGGAGTTCCTATTGTGCCGGTTTATCCTGGAGTTATTTATGGTCCTGGCAAACTCACTGCTGGAAATGTTTTTGCTAAATTG CTAATTGAGCGCTTTAATTGGCGGCTACCTGGTTATATTGGACCTGGGAATGACAAATTTTCTTTTAGCTATGTTGATGATGTGGTGGATGGACACATAGCGGCTTTAGAAAAAGGTTATCCAGGTGAACGATATTTACTTACTGGAGAGAATGCATCATTCAAGCATGTATTTGATGCTGCAGCTATCCTTACGAACACAAGTAAGCCCCATTTTACTCTTCCCATGTGGGTGATAGCAGCTTATGGATGGATTTCAGTTCTTTTCTCGAGGGTTACAGGAAAGTTGCCATTGCTCAGTCCTCCG ATGAAGAAAGTAGGTAAGCCTCGAGTAGTGGAGAAGCAAATGGTAGCAGTGAGACGATCACCTCGAGTTTCCAACAATCCTGCCCCTGTTTATGCTgag GTTACATTGCCTCGATTCTCCTCACCCAGGAA AAGCTATGGAGTATCAAAGGCGAGGGATTTTGCGAACAGAGTGATAGCAACAGATGAAGTGAGAGAATACGCAATTGAGAAAGCAGAGAAATTGTGTGCTAAGCTCGATGAAGAAGGGTTTCCTACTCTAATTAGACCGATGCTTCCTTCTCATGTTACTGGTGGATTTTGGCTG GGTCTTCCGAGTGATTTCTGCAGGAGAAGTCTACCAAAAGAAGATGGAATGGTAACAATGGTGGATGAACAAGGAGAGGAATTTCCGGTTGTATATTTGGCTCGTAAGCGTGGAATGAGTGGAGGCTGGAAAGGCTTTGCCGAGTTTCATGAGCTTGTTGATGGCGATTGTGTTATCTTCCAACTCCTGAGTCGTTCTGTTTTAAAG GTTTATATTATAAGGGGAAGCGATAAAGAAGCTGAATTAGATTAG
- the LOC130810035 gene encoding probable protein phosphatase 2C 12, with protein MSSRGDHQTVPLSVLLRREQNSERIENPELSYGQANQSKKGEDFTLLKTECQRIVGDGITTFSVFGLFDGHNGTAAAIYAKEHLLSNVLGAIPTDLNRDDWVAALPRALVAGFVKTDKDFLEKGQASGTTVTFAIIEGWSITVASVGDSRCILESAEGDIFCLSADHRLESNESERERVTACGGEVGRLNTGGGTEIGPLRCWPGGLCLSRSIGDKDVGEFIVPVPYVKQVRLSTAGGRLIIASDGVWDILSFESALDCSRTMSAEAAAAQIVKEAVQLKGLRDDTTCIVVDIYQAEKNLPPIPPPKKAGKGVFKAMFRKKSTESTSHAEKEYIEPDVVEEMFEDGSACLMRRLDTKYPLCNMFKLFMCAICQVEIKPGDGISIHSGSSNRKARPWDGPFLCQSCQEKREAMEGRRPSGNRYHSDSD; from the exons ATGTCGTCGAGAGGCGATCATCAAACTGTTCCTTTATCAGTGTTGTTGAGAAGGGAGCAAAATAGTGAGAGAATCGAGAATCCAGAACTTTCTTATGGTCAAGCTAATCAAAGCAAAAAAGGCGAGGATTTCACGCTTCTTAAGACTGAATGCCAACGTATTGTTGGCGATGGTATTACCACTTTTTCGGTTTTCGgg CTGTTTGATGGACATAATGGAACTGCAGCTGCTATATATGCCAAAGAGCATCTTTTAAGTAATGTTTTAGGTGCAATACCCACGGATCTTAATCGAGATGATTGGGTAGCGGCTCTTCCCAGGGCTTTGGTGGCTGGATTCGTCAAAACTGATAAAGATTTTTTGGAGAAAG GACAAGCATCGGGAACTACTGTTACCTTTGCGATTATTGAAGGATGGTCTATAACTGTAGCATCAGTTGGGGACTCGCGTTGTATACTTGAATCTGCTGAGGGTGATATATTTTGTTTATCAGCTGATCACAGGCTTGAGAGCAATGAGTCGGA GAGGGAACGTGTTACCGCTTGTGGGGGTGAGGTTGGTCGGCTTAACACTGGTGGTGGAACGGAG ATTGGTCCATTGAGATGCTGGCCTGGTGGCTTGTGTCTATCTCGATCCATTGGAGACAAGGATGTTGGCGAGTTTATTGTTCCAGTTCCTTATGTGAAACAAGTGAGG CTGTCAACTGCCGGTGGTAGGCTTATTATTGCCAGTGATGGTGTGTGGGatattttaagttttgaatCAGCGCTTGATTGTTCCCGCACAATGTCAGCAGAGGCAGCAGCTGCTCAAATAGTGAAG GAAGCGGTACAGTTGAAGGGTCTCAGGGATGATACAACCTGCATTGTTGTTGATATTTATCAAGCTGAGAAGAATCTTCCTCCTATACCTCCCCCGAAAAAAGCAGGAAAAGGGGTATTCAAAGCCATGTTCCGGAAAAAGTCAACTGAGTCAACTTCTCATGCTGAAAAAGAGTATATAGAACCAGATGTGGTTGAGGAAATGTTTGAAGATGGATCTGCGTGTCTTATGAGAAG GCTTGACACCAAGTATCCACTTTGCAATATGTTCAAGTTGTTCATGTGTGCAATATGTCAAGTTGAGATAAAACCGGGAGATGGTATTTCAATACATTCTGGTTCATCCAATCGGAAAGCTCGGCCTTGGGATGGCCCTTTCTTGTGCCAAAGTTGCCAGGAAAAGAGAGAAGCAATGGAAGGGAGAAGACCGTCTGGAA ATAGATATCACAGCGACAGCGACTAG
- the LOC130810033 gene encoding pentatricopeptide repeat-containing protein At3g07290, mitochondrial-like — MGLLQSSKRSRHGSIPFCNHWKLIFLLSDTAYPSIYTHHFFSKTGYPLLRQSFCSISSKSSFSWGVSNRSNSNIQSESNLLGSYRFSNQYLSCSTQFFRFNFSSQLFSRSCINSSAKTYDKTVDNEDLIVDINSLIFNVIKGDGIDMESNLNSISPILSKSCIIQIIRCLNFSKVPALRFFKWLKNSHSTHCRNSDICSLVFANCHLLGDHANLLNLLKDFRNQQICLSEKAFSFLPITNSSLGTAEKSVSEIVELLTEIGGSCSNSGIHSLIEMLCSLNFIDLAKYVVRITERKVSYYNIFVRHMCRRGQFREVQDLIEEMKQMRCDPDAKTYNYMISGLCKRGRIDEALSVFEEMQDGGCSPNLHTFEILILFCCRYGRSDHVLMLDNKMVSIGLEPCLSTHYAFIRGYFHAGQFDEAYRYVSDVSENDRCVAREVYSVLASLHLNDGHLHVAHKLLDEMLGKGIKPEHSICLRVTSRLCKIGKANLAGKLKVLYDGHNAG; from the coding sequence ATGGGACTTCTTCAAAGCAGCAAGAGGTCTAGGCATGGCTCAATCCCGTTTTGCAATCATTGGAAATTGATTTTTCTTCTGTCAGATACTGCATATCCTTCCATTTATACTCACCATTTCTTCTCCAAAACCGGGTACCCTCTACTTCGTCAAAGCTTTTGCTCCATATCTTCTAAATCTTCGTTCTCTTGGGGGGTTTCAAATCGGTCTAATTCGAATATTCAATCTGAAAGTAATTTGTTGGGTTCTTATCGATTCAGCAATCAATATTTGAGTTGTAGTACCCAATTTTTTAGGTTTAATTTCAGTTCTCAATTATTTTCTAGGTCTTGTATCAATTCATCGGCTAAAACATATGATAAAACTGTTGATAATGAAGATTTAATTGTTGATATTAATAGCTTAATATTTAATGTAATTAAAGGTGATGGAATTGACATggaatcaaatttaaattcgaTTTCCCCAATTCTGTCCAAGTCTTGTATTATCCAGATTATAAGATGTTTGAATTTTTCAAAGGTTCCTGCATTGCGTTTTTTTAAATGGTTGAAAAATTCACATTCAACCCACTGCAGAAATTCAGACATATGTAGTTTAGTATTTGCGAATTGTCATTTGTTAGGTGATCATGCAAATTTGCTTAATCTACTGAAAGATTTCAGAAATCAGCAGATATGTCTTAGTGAAAAAGCTTTCAGTTTCTTGCCCATCACCAATTCAAGTTTGGGGACTGCTGAGAAATCTGTAAGTGAAATTGTAGAGCTTTTAACTGAAATTGGTGGTTCTTGTAGTAATTCTGGGATTCATTCCTTGATTGAGATGctttgttctttgaatttcattgatttaGCCAAATATGTGGTGAGAATTACCGAGAGAAAGGTGTCttattacaatatttttgtAAGGCATATGTGTAGAAGAGGCCAATTCAGAGAGGTACAGGATCTGATTGAGGAAATGAAGCAAATGAGATGTGACCCTGATGCTAAAACTTACAATTACATGATTAGTGGTTTGTGCAAGCGAGGTCGTATTGATGAGGCATTATCAGTTTTCGAAGAAATGCAAGATGGAGGTTGTTCTCCTAACTTGCATACCTTTGAAATATTGATTCTTTTTTGCTGTAGATATGGCCGATCAGACCATGTTCTAATGCTTGATAACAAAATGGTTAGTATAGGCTTGGAACCTTGCCTTTCAACTCATTATGCTTTCATCCGAGGCTATTTCCACGCAGGACAGTTTGACGAGGCATATAGATATGTGAGTGATGTTTCTGAAAATGATAGATGTGTAGCGCGGGAAGTTTACAGTGTTTTAGCAAGCCTTCACTTAAATGATGGGCATCTTCATGTTGCTCACAAGCTTCTTGATGAAATGCTTGGAAAAGGAATTAAACCGGAACATTCTATTTGCTTGAGAGTAACTTCGCGTCTCTGTAAGATTGGAAAAGCAAATCTTGCTGGAAAATTGAAGGTTCTGTATGATGGTCACAATGCTGGATGA